The DNA segment AAGGTgttgaattttttcttatttggggGTAGTAGAAAAAGCAGTATAAGTGTACATATAACTAGAGCATATTTTTTGTCCAAAAAAATTAGTCAATACTCAATATATACCATTTTTTATCCTAATTATAAAACTAGTTCATTTCGTCCCTGATTTTATCGAAATACATGTTTAGTCTTTGTTGTTAGTTTTACCAAGTGATGACCACATAGCATAGATTAATTATGCCACGTGTCAATAATCTATATTTGATATGTCACACTAATTACAAAGactgaaaacatattttcaagcaagaaaaaaacacaataaCTTGTATTATTATTAGAGGTGCAATAATATCTTACCTTCAAGAGAATGGCATCAGCAGAAGGAATTGACTCAAACATGTCCCCTCCAACATATTTCAAGTTCTCACTTCCTTGTAAAGTGGCAACAACATGTGGAAGATCAAACACCGTACACTCTAGTTGTGGGAATGATTTGGCAATAGCCATTGCCATAGTACCTGTGCCACCCCCAACATCAACAAGTGACTCCAATCCATTGAACACTCCTTTGCACCTCTCAATCACCACATTGGCAACCAATTGAGTGTCACTTGCCATAGCATCATTAAAAAGGTCATTAAGCCTTGGCTCGCGGTCAGCATAATCCCaaattttcatcccatgtgctGTTTGAAATGGCGAGGGATCATCATTTTTGAACCATGTTGGCAATTGAAGCCATGGCTGTGTCAAAGTTGGATCAAGCATTGCATGCAAGAAAGGTACCATACTTAAGGGGTTGTCCTTAAGTAGTAGAGTAGATGCATCGGTCAACACGTAACCCATTTCTAGCTCATTCTCGTTGACCTTGTGTTGAGAGAAGAAGCCAGAATGGGTCAAAATTCGCATCAAGCGATATATGCAATTGGCTTTGGAAGGGTGGATTGATAGTGAAGTAGTGAGTTTTGAGAGTGGCATGGGTTGACCATACTTGTGTATGATATCAGGTATGTCCAACTCAATTGCACATTTGAGGGACATGGAATTTATGAAGCTGAAAATGTGATTCCAAACATGGGTTTGAGCTCCAAGTAGTTTTGAGACACGCTCATCTCTTTGGGCTTCCATAATTTTTCTGCTTTAAGGAAGTATGCTGTTTTACTAGGTATGCTGTTTTACTTCGATGAAACCTTAAATTAGTTTGGTTCTATTTATAGGGTAAGCTGGCTGGTGTGCTATATGAATACAATGGTTGTATAAGAAAATAACTTTTATCACGTAAAAGTTAAATCCATTgaatcaatattaatatatgttgATTAATACTTAGCGTGATTAAAATGCCAAGCACATTCTTATCCTCCGTTTCTtaaagtatattatatattttatgcttTTCAGGGGTGTTGTTCAATTTGTGGGATAAACATATTAAAGTTACTGTgctcaaatattaattaattaattcaatcttACGTGGATGCTGATTAactcaatatataatttaaatggcAATCCTTTTCAAGTTCTGAGGCATGCTACACACATTTTCATCATTGGAAAATTTCCATAAAAGATTacagttaattaatttaatctgaCTTATAGACAAGACCTGACAAATAGTAGTTTGAGGCATCCAATCAAAGTTAAGGTATGCGCTTAAAATAAACTTGAGTAAAACAATGGTTTGAATAGTTATATGTTAAAATAGACTGGGTTTATGAAGTGTGTCAATTAAATTCTGAATTGTGTTGTAAACTTAATATACTTTATgagaatttcaaaattaatgattcaattgataaaacttaattttcacatgtagttaattattaaatataatttcagaATATTATTACGCAAATTTAAATACACCAAATTTATGCCAAATAAGATGTTGAATGGAAAacatcttttttcttaatttcttaagaaataattaaacctGGCATCCTCTcagaaaaaacatgaaaagttAAACTCTGGAAAGTCTAACATCTCTTCCTTTACATGATCTGTTAGAACCACAACACAAATTACATATGCACTGATTTAGACTGCTAGTTATATATAAGCTTTATGGTAATTTAAAAGAatggtaaaaaatatttttacacaatgaagaatcatcatcatcatcatcatcatcatcatcatcatttgttCAGAATATATGAAATTGAAATAACCATGTGGTTAGGAATACAAATCTGAGATTGATGGTAAGAAATGCAtataaaatttttcatttttttaataaaaaatatattttaagacgattttttttggaaaaatcatCCTAAAATCCTCAAAATattctaatttcttttataaaaaaatatattctaagacggttatctaaaaaccatcttagaatcctcaatatatatttttttaaaaaaatatattttaagacgattttatgaaaaatcatcttagaaagtctATCATTCTATAACGGTTTTTACATAAGAATTGTCTTAGAAAGGTATCATTCTAACACGATTTTAACCTAAGAATCGTTTTAGAAGGGTACccttttctaagatgattttttatggAACTATAATTTTTAACCGACGTAGAGTCTGtgtattaaaatgttttttaagttGGACCTAAATCAcaagggagaggccctgataAATTCTTCGAAGTCTAGaacttgggggtaaatacacc comes from the Glycine soja cultivar W05 chromosome 6, ASM419377v2, whole genome shotgun sequence genome and includes:
- the LOC114417159 gene encoding probable O-methyltransferase 3, with amino-acid sequence MEAQRDERVSKLLGAQTHVWNHIFSFINSMSLKCAIELDIPDIIHKYGQPMPLSKLTTSLSIHPSKANCIYRLMRILTHSGFFSQHKVNENELEMGYVLTDASTLLLKDNPLSMVPFLHAMLDPTLTQPWLQLPTWFKNDDPSPFQTAHGMKIWDYADREPRLNDLFNDAMASDTQLVANVVIERCKGVFNGLESLVDVGGGTGTMAMAIAKSFPQLECTVFDLPHVVATLQGSENLKYVGGDMFESIPSADAILLKWILHDWNDEQCVKILKKCKEAIKSKVIIIDMVVENEKGDDESIETQLFIDMVVMVLYPGKERTEKEWAKLIFSTGFSDYKITPVLGLRSLIEIYP